The following is a genomic window from Bordetella petrii.
AGACCGTTGCCGGGCGCTGGAGTCCCAGGGCGTGCTGGCGGCCTCGGTGTTCGTGGGCTTTCCGCACGCCGACATTCGCGAAGCCGGCCTGAGCGCGGTCGTCTGCACCAACGGCGACCTGCCCGCGGCCGAGCGCTACCGCGACGAACTGCTCGACGCCGCCTGGAACGGCCGCGAGCAGTGGGTATTCCATTGCGAACCGCTGGCCCCCGCCATTGCGCGCGCCAAGGCCATCGAGCAAGGGCTCGTGATTCTGCTCGATCACTTCGACAACACGGGCTCGGGCGGCACCATGGACACCACCGAAGTGCTGGCCGAAATCCTGCGGCAAGAGCTTGATAATGTGGCGTTCTATGCGCTGTGCGATCCGCAGGCCGCGCAGCAGGCCGCCGCCGCCGGCGTGGGCGCCGAACTCACTCTCTCGCTGGGCGCCAAGCTGCCCATGCCCGCGCTCAAGCAGCAAAGCCAGCCGCTGTCGGTCACCGGCCGGGTCAAGCTGGTGTTCGACGGCGTATACCTGAACCGCGGCCCCATGTACCGCGGTGTGCGCAACGACACCGGGCTGACCGTGGTGTTCGACACCGGCCGCGTGCAGATCGTCATTGTTTCGCGCCATCAAGAGCCGTTCGACGTCAACTGCCTGCTGTCGGCGGGCATCGACCCGCTCCAGAAACGCTACGTGGCGCTGAAAAGCCGCGTGCACTGGCGCGCGGGTTTCGCCGACATGGCCACTGAAATCATTGCGTGCACCGGGGTAGGCGTCACCACATCCGACTACAGCCAGGTCGAGTTCAAGCACGTGCGCCGGCCAATCTACCCATTGGACCCGCTCTGAGCGGCATTTTGTCGTGACCCGATACGTCTGGTAACCCAACCGAAGCGACCGCAACTTCCTGCATCGTTATACTCGCCGCGGGCGGGGCTCGCCCCGGTCCGCCGGCTTCGCGCCGCTGTCCGGACCGCATCCATAACTCGAGTTGGACAATACGATGAAAAAGGCAGTGGGGATCACAGCAGGCGTGGTCATTGTGCTGGCTGCGGGCTGGCTGGGCGCAACCTGGTACACGGGCAAGCGCATCGAGGCCGAAGCGCCAGCCCGCCTGGAAGAAGCGAACCAGAAGCTGGCCGATGCCCTGGCTGGCATGGGCTTTGGCATCACGATCAAGCAGATCGACTACGAACGCCATTTCTTCACCAGCCAGGCCCGCTACGGCATTTCGCTGGCCAAGGGTCCCGGCGGCCCGGATGACCTCCCGCAGGGCACGGCCGAATTCGTGTCGCAGATCCAGCACGGCCCCTTTCCCTTGGGCGCCGTCACGCGAGGCCGGGTGATGCCCGCGCTGGCCTTCGTGCATGCCGAACTGGCCGCCAATGAAGATCTCAAGCCGCTGTTCGAGTTGACCCAGGGCGCGACGCCCCTGTGGAGCGACACCATCATTTCGTACAACGGCGATTCCACCGGCACCGCCGGGCTGGCTCCCATCGAATTCAGCAAAGACGGCGACGTGCTGAAATTCAGCGGCGCGCATGCCGAAGGCAGCTACGTCCGTGCCACCCAGGGCACTCAGGGCCACATGGCCATCGATCGGATCACGCTCGACGCCACCAAGAACGAACAGCCGGTCAAGCTGGACATGGCAGGCCTGGCGTTCGACGTGGACACCCGCATGGGCCAGTTCGGCCTGGGCATCGGCACTTCCAGCGCCCTGGTCGAACGCATCGACATTCAGAATCCGGACACGAACACCCAGGTTGCGCTGCAAGGCCTGGGCTACACCGTCGCGCTCACCGAAAGCGGCAGCAACCTGAACCTGGACGCGGGCTACCGGGTGGGCCAGATCCAGGTCAACGGCAAAGACTTCGGCAAAGGCCAGGCCAGCCTGAAGTTCGAACGCCTGGATGGCAAAGCCGTTAATGAACTGTCCAAGCTTTACAACCAGATCATCCGCGAAGCCGGCGAAAGCGGCGGCGAAAGCGACGCCGCCAGTCCCGTGCTGACCGACGCGCGCCGCCAAGCCCTGATGCAACTGGGCCGCCAACTGCTCGCCGGCAATCCGTCGATGCGCCTGGACCCGGTTTCCTGGCAAACCGCCAAGGGCGAAAGCCGTCTCGCCCTGACCATCGACCTGACCAAGCTCCCGGACCCGGATGCCGCCGCGCCGGCAGGCGAAGGCATGCAAGCCATGCTGCGGCAAGCCATCAAGCGCATCGACGCGCAGGTCGCGCTGTCCAAGCCCATGATGCAGGAACTGATCGCCCAGTACATGCAGGGCCAGGGGCTGGACGCGCAGCAGGCGTCCGCCGAAGCCGACGACCAGGTCCGCTCGCTGTCCGGCATGGCGGAAATGCTGAACCTTGGCAAGAACGACGGCGACAAACTCGTGGCCTCGTTCCAGTATGCCGACGGCAAAGCCAGCCTGAACGGCAACGAAATGCCCGCCGACGAGCTGTTCAACAGCATGCTGGGCGGCCTGGGCGACGACGATGAAGAAGAAACGTCTGCCGCCGACGGCGCCCTGCTCAGCGCGCTGGACCCTGTCGTGGTGGGCGGCATCCTGGACGAAGCCGGCTTCACGTATGAAACCGGCGCCGGCGAACAAGGCTATCCGCTGATGACTATCGAGCCGGGCGACAGCGGCGCTTCAAGCCTGCGCATCGAGTTCAACGATTGCGACATCGAGAACGCCTGCGACGACCTGCTGCTGCGCGCCAGCTTTGCGTCGCAGCAGCCCGTGGCGCTGCAGGTGCTGAACGAGTGGAACCTGCGCAACCGCTGGGCTCGCG
Proteins encoded in this region:
- a CDS encoding M81 family metallopeptidase, with the protein product MRWLLAMIKHETNTFSPVATPLERFFRGSPEILAGERAIRAYENTDSGLGGYIEVARREGAEIVVPVAAESWPSAPTDADTYQRLCELVLDEVRRGGYDAILLDLHGAMVAEGVEDAEGNLLRRLREIDPDTPVGVTLDMHANVYDDIVRHATVVTGFHTYPHVDIRASGVRAADVIARTLKKEIRPVMAWANKPMLPHIMCQGTHADPNKSLQDRCRALESQGVLAASVFVGFPHADIREAGLSAVVCTNGDLPAAERYRDELLDAAWNGREQWVFHCEPLAPAIARAKAIEQGLVILLDHFDNTGSGGTMDTTEVLAEILRQELDNVAFYALCDPQAAQQAAAAGVGAELTLSLGAKLPMPALKQQSQPLSVTGRVKLVFDGVYLNRGPMYRGVRNDTGLTVVFDTGRVQIVIVSRHQEPFDVNCLLSAGIDPLQKRYVALKSRVHWRAGFADMATEIIACTGVGVTTSDYSQVEFKHVRRPIYPLDPL
- a CDS encoding DUF945 family protein, with the translated sequence MKKAVGITAGVVIVLAAGWLGATWYTGKRIEAEAPARLEEANQKLADALAGMGFGITIKQIDYERHFFTSQARYGISLAKGPGGPDDLPQGTAEFVSQIQHGPFPLGAVTRGRVMPALAFVHAELAANEDLKPLFELTQGATPLWSDTIISYNGDSTGTAGLAPIEFSKDGDVLKFSGAHAEGSYVRATQGTQGHMAIDRITLDATKNEQPVKLDMAGLAFDVDTRMGQFGLGIGTSSALVERIDIQNPDTNTQVALQGLGYTVALTESGSNLNLDAGYRVGQIQVNGKDFGKGQASLKFERLDGKAVNELSKLYNQIIREAGESGGESDAASPVLTDARRQALMQLGRQLLAGNPSMRLDPVSWQTAKGESRLALTIDLTKLPDPDAAAPAGEGMQAMLRQAIKRIDAQVALSKPMMQELIAQYMQGQGLDAQQASAEADDQVRSLSGMAEMLNLGKNDGDKLVASFQYADGKASLNGNEMPADELFNSMLGGLGDDDEEETSAADGALLSALDPVVVGGILDEAGFTYETGAGEQGYPLMTIEPGDSGASSLRIEFNDCDIENACDDLLLRASFASQQPVALQVLNEWNLRNRWARAYLDTDNQAVLEMDVNAYGGIGNSGADYLIRTFLAAVPLFAEALSNTSR